From the genome of Dryobates pubescens isolate bDryPub1 chromosome 9, bDryPub1.pri, whole genome shotgun sequence, one region includes:
- the LOC104303669 gene encoding myosin regulatory light chain 2, smooth muscle minor isoform, translated as MSSKRAKTKTTKKRPQRATSNVFAMFDQSQIQEFKEAFNMIDQNRDGFIDKEDLHDMLASLGKNPTDEYLDAMMNEAPGPINFTMFLTMFGEKLNGTDPEDVIRNAFACFDEEATGFIQEDYLRELLTTMGDRFTDEEVDELYREAPIDKKGNFNYIEFTRILKHGARDKDD; from the exons ATGTCCAGCAAAAGGGCCAAGACGAAGACCACCAAGAAGCGCCCTCAGCGCGCCACCTCCAACGTCTTCGCCATGTTCGACCAGTCCCAGATCCAGGAGTTCAAGGAGGCCTTCAACATGATTGACCAGAACAGGGATGGCTTCATTGACAAGGAGGACCTGCACGACATGCTGGCCTCCCTCG GGAAGAACCCAACGGATGAGTACCTGGATGCCATGATGAACGAGGCCCCAGGCCCCATCAACTTCACCATGTTCCTCACCATGTTTGGGGAGAAGCTGAACGGCACCGACCCCGAGGACGTCATCAGGAACGCCTTCGCCTGCTTCGACGAGGAGGCCACAG GCTTCATCCAGGAGGACTACCTGCGGGAGCTGCTGACCACCATGGGCGACAGGTTCACGGACGAGGAGGTGGACGAGCTGTACCGGGAGGCTCCCATCGACAAGAAGGGCAACTTCAACTACATCGAGTTCACGCGCATCCTCAAGCACGGCGCCCGCGACAAGGACGACTGA